Within Alteromonas sp. LMIT006, the genomic segment CCACCCCGTGATGGACACATGGCGTTCGTGCGTTCTCCCGATGGGATTAGCATTGAACTGTTACAGGAGGGTGATCACCTTACCCTGCAAGAACCTTGGGCAAGCATGCCAAATACGGGTGAATGGTAATCACGTATCAGCATGACCCCAGCCATTGCTTTGTTACAACAACAGAATATCGCTCATGAAGTTTTATCTTATGAGCATTCCCCCAATGCAACGTCTTATGGTTTGGACGCTGCAGACAAGCTCTACTTGAACCCGGCTCAAGTATTCAAAACACTTGTCACAGACTGTTCGGGCACACTGGTTGTTGCTCTAGTGCCCGTTGCATACTCTCTTAACTTAAAAGCATTAGCCAAAGCAATCGGAACTAAAAAAGCCTGTATGGCCTCTCCTCAAATGGTACAAAGTAAAACAGGATACGTATTAGGAGGCGTTAGTCCGCTGGGACAAAAAACACGCTTAAAAACCGTCATTGACCAGAGTGCTAGAGAGCTTGACCTGATGTATATTAGTGCCGGCAAAAGAGGACTAGAAGTCGCTTTGAGACCTACTGATCTTTCTCATCTTTGTTCCGCACAATGGCTAGACATTGCCATATAAATCCGTATCCTAAGAGTTTAAAAATACAATAATAACAACGACACTTAATAAGCTTTTTCCTATGACACAGCAAAATAACAAGCAAGCGATCTTGAATTACACCCGTTCAATGTACATGGGAAATTTTGCGCAAGCTCAACTCATGGCTGATGATTTATTTGCGCAAGACAGTACCTTACAACTGTGTTTTCCATTTGAAACATTAGATGATATTACCCACCTATTCGGAATTTACGATACCCTACTAAACGCTATTCCCGATTTGGAGCGAAGAGATACTATCGTGATCTCCAATGCTACCGATAAAGGCCATGAATGGGTTGGCTGTTGTGGCTATTACACGGGCGTTATGGTTCGAGATTGGTTAGATATTCCAGCTACAGGGCGGATGGTCTCGATGCGCTTTCATGAATTTTATCGCTTTGTTGATGGTCGCATAGTCGAAATGCA encodes:
- the ybaK gene encoding Cys-tRNA(Pro) deacylase translates to MTPAIALLQQQNIAHEVLSYEHSPNATSYGLDAADKLYLNPAQVFKTLVTDCSGTLVVALVPVAYSLNLKALAKAIGTKKACMASPQMVQSKTGYVLGGVSPLGQKTRLKTVIDQSARELDLMYISAGKRGLEVALRPTDLSHLCSAQWLDIAI